One Oscillospiraceae bacterium genomic region harbors:
- a CDS encoding metallophosphoesterase family protein produces the protein MSETTKILVISDVHGRMRDLRWVLQNETADAMFYLGDGLYDLNGALELNKTPVPYPIYRVAGNCDVGYQEPTEGMAPFAGVLFFYTHGHHYGVKMGSERLAESAGERGADVALFGHTHRRELVRGVGTAATVFNPGSLRDGGSYGVIKVTDGQCEFSWKRVPQF, from the coding sequence ATGTCCGAGACCACAAAAATCTTAGTTATTTCCGATGTGCACGGCCGCATGCGTGACCTGCGCTGGGTGCTGCAGAACGAGACCGCCGATGCCATGTTTTACCTGGGTGACGGCCTGTATGACCTGAACGGCGCGCTGGAGCTGAACAAGACCCCCGTGCCGTACCCGATCTACCGCGTGGCAGGCAACTGCGATGTGGGGTATCAGGAACCCACCGAGGGTATGGCCCCTTTTGCGGGTGTGCTGTTTTTCTACACCCACGGCCATCATTACGGCGTAAAAATGGGCAGCGAGCGGCTGGCGGAATCTGCCGGAGAGCGCGGTGCCGATGTAGCGCTGTTTGGCCACACCCATCGGCGGGAGCTGGTGCGCGGTGTGGGCACGGCGGCTACGGTGTTTAACCCGGGCAGTCTGCGGGATGGCGGCAGTTACGGCGTCATCAAGGTGACGGACGGGCAATGTGAATTTTCATGGAAGCGGGTGCCGCAGTTTTGA